From a region of the uncultured Methanobrevibacter sp. genome:
- a CDS encoding Met repressor, with protein MSDISKTTINLPKDLKKELKKIAIDEETSLSGLIIKMIEEGMKNRNKTDVISDED; from the coding sequence ATGTCAGATATAAGCAAAACTACAATAAACTTACCAAAGGATTTAAAAAAGGAATTAAAAAAAATTGCAATTGATGAAGAAACTTCATTATCCGGCTTAATCATAAAAATGATTGAGGAAGGAATGAAAAACAGAAACAAAACAGATGTAATTTCAGATGAAGATTAA
- the pyrB gene encoding aspartate carbamoyltransferase, translating to MIKIFRLKNIISIKDFNREDIEYILEEASKLEDIAQSRKISEELKGKILGLMFFEPSTRTKMSFETAMKRLGGQEIGFENSGSSSVSKGESIADTAKMFEGYCDALVIRHELEGVSKFISDVVNVPVINAGDGAGQHPTQTLLDLYTIKKEIGKLDDLKIALIGDLKYGRTVHSLSNALTLFNNIKIYLVSPKELKMPQEILHDLNKTNVEYEEVENIEKVIDDVDVLYVTRIQKERFIDVDDYLKIKGAYIINKKMLEGKDLIVMHPLPRIDEIDTNVDNTKYNKYFAQAANAVPVRMAILKTLIKNNPK from the coding sequence TTGATTAAAATTTTCAGATTAAAAAACATAATTTCAATAAAAGACTTCAATAGAGAAGATATTGAATACATACTTGAAGAAGCGTCAAAACTAGAAGATATTGCACAATCTAGAAAAATTTCAGAAGAGTTAAAAGGAAAAATTTTGGGTTTAATGTTTTTTGAACCATCCACCAGAACAAAAATGTCCTTTGAAACAGCAATGAAACGTTTGGGAGGACAGGAAATAGGTTTTGAAAATAGTGGATCCAGTTCCGTTTCCAAAGGTGAAAGTATTGCGGATACTGCAAAAATGTTTGAGGGATACTGTGATGCGCTTGTAATCAGGCACGAACTTGAGGGAGTTTCAAAATTCATATCAGATGTGGTAAATGTTCCAGTAATCAATGCAGGTGACGGTGCAGGCCAACACCCAACCCAGACACTTCTAGATTTATACACAATCAAAAAGGAAATAGGTAAACTTGACGATTTAAAAATCGCTTTAATCGGTGATTTAAAGTATGGACGTACCGTACATTCTCTATCAAATGCTCTAACTCTTTTTAACAATATCAAAATTTATCTGGTATCACCTAAAGAGCTTAAAATGCCTCAGGAAATTCTTCATGACTTAAACAAAACCAATGTTGAATATGAGGAAGTTGAAAACATTGAAAAAGTCATTGATGATGTCGACGTTTTATATGTAACCAGAATCCAAAAGGAACGTTTCATTGACGTTGACGATTACTTAAAAATAAAAGGCGCATATATAATCAACAAAAAAATGTTGGAAGGAAAGGATTTGATTGTTATGCATCCACTGCCTAGAATTGATGAGATCGATACCAATGTGGACAATACAAAATACAACAAATACTTCGCCCAGGCAGCAAATGCCGTTCCGGTCAGGATGGCTATTCTAAAAACATTAATAAAAAACAACCCTAAATAG
- a CDS encoding DUF2299 domain-containing protein → MDLEEKVRQWLTDEDLLREAKYDENADFHYIIEFPKENIMDIVKPTDKDCLIIACATQVAPQHMDLMKASDDITRKDFLMELNFGLNQFLVDFELQVAQDILQQFVVTEQLFEDGLNKNEFIRTIKRVFKSKLHCIWLIDQKFGRQQFNASPSNQNDMFI, encoded by the coding sequence ATGGATCTTGAAGAAAAAGTAAGACAATGGTTAACAGATGAAGATTTGTTAAGAGAAGCAAAATATGACGAAAATGCAGATTTTCACTACATTATAGAATTTCCTAAAGAAAACATAATGGATATCGTTAAACCAACAGATAAGGACTGTTTGATTATTGCCTGCGCTACACAAGTTGCTCCTCAACATATGGATTTGATGAAGGCTAGTGATGATATTACCAGGAAAGACTTTCTTATGGAATTGAACTTTGGTTTGAATCAGTTCCTGGTTGATTTTGAACTTCAGGTTGCACAGGATATCTTGCAGCAATTTGTTGTAACTGAACAATTGTTTGAAGACGGTTTGAATAAAAATGAATTTATTAGAACCATTAAACGTGTTTTTAAATCAAAATTACATTGTATCTGGTTAATCGACCAAAAGTTTGGTCGCCAACAATTTAATGCCTCACCTTCCAATCAGAATGACATGTTCATCTAG
- a CDS encoding orc1/cdc6 family replication initiation protein — protein MGNIFEDEELIKNRRENPIFKDKKPLDHRFLPDKLVHRDHQIREIAKQWVDVLNDVTPSNVTLYGKTGTGKTAASKFAREQLIEAADKDNIFVKIEYIRCTDYTTEYQVIAELCNRLGRDVPNRGWTKAEVVKAFRTLFRTNAFGKKLHLIVILDEIDILLEKDGDGILYTLTRTDNVAVLSISNYLDFKNLIKSRVTSSLNDKEIVFPPYGADQLSDILNERAQLSFRDGVLEGDVIPLCSAMAAKEEGDARYALDLLKNAGELAFDEFSEKVTSEHVVKAKDRIEHNKITEIITTLPLQQQRVLEAILNLTKQKEEITSGKLYESYTDISKSDAVTYRRIFDFINELEMLGIISTNTVSRGRGKGRTNIIKLQCDETLLETALYTI, from the coding sequence ATGGGAAATATTTTTGAAGATGAAGAACTTATTAAAAACCGACGTGAAAATCCAATTTTTAAAGACAAAAAACCTTTAGATCACAGATTTTTACCAGATAAACTTGTTCACAGGGATCATCAAATCAGAGAAATAGCTAAACAATGGGTTGATGTTTTGAATGATGTTACTCCATCAAATGTGACACTATACGGTAAAACAGGTACCGGTAAAACAGCAGCCTCCAAATTTGCACGTGAACAGTTGATTGAAGCGGCTGATAAAGATAATATTTTTGTGAAAATCGAGTACATAAGATGTACCGACTACACAACCGAATATCAGGTTATTGCAGAGTTATGTAATCGTTTAGGAAGGGATGTTCCAAACCGTGGTTGGACCAAGGCTGAAGTTGTAAAGGCATTCAGAACCCTTTTTAGAACAAACGCATTTGGTAAAAAATTGCATCTTATAGTTATCCTGGACGAAATCGATATACTTCTTGAAAAAGACGGCGACGGAATATTATATACACTGACAAGAACAGATAATGTTGCGGTTTTATCAATCAGTAATTACCTTGACTTTAAGAATCTAATCAAATCAAGAGTTACAAGCAGTTTAAATGATAAGGAAATTGTTTTCCCACCTTACGGAGCAGACCAATTGTCAGATATATTGAATGAAAGGGCACAACTCTCATTCAGGGATGGTGTACTTGAAGGTGATGTCATTCCATTATGTTCTGCAATGGCGGCCAAAGAAGAAGGTGACGCAAGATATGCTCTGGATTTACTTAAAAATGCTGGTGAATTGGCTTTCGATGAATTTTCAGAAAAAGTTACAAGCGAACATGTTGTGAAAGCTAAAGACAGAATAGAACACAATAAAATAACCGAAATAATAACCACCCTTCCACTTCAACAGCAGAGGGTCCTTGAAGCAATTTTGAATTTAACTAAACAAAAAGAGGAAATCACTTCAGGAAAACTGTATGAATCATACACTGACATTTCCAAAAGCGATGCAGTAACCTATAGAAGAATTTTTGACTTTATCAATGAACTTGAAATGCTTGGAATTATTTCAACAAATACCGTTTCACGCGGACGTGGAAAAGGTAGAACCAACATCATCAAACTTCAATGTGATGAAACATTACTCGAAACAGCTCTATACACTATTTAG
- a CDS encoding class II aldolase/adducin family protein — protein MKKNVNEIIEVSNEIYDKGLVSGKAGNISERFGDVVAITPTLKSLSNLSEEDIVLVDMEGNVLTQGKPSSEVNMHLEIYKKRPDVTAIVHTHSPYATGFAFSDKKLKRLEGFGAIKTQYLQSIEYEKPGSDELAKSASEGLGDEDVLILKNHGVICVSDDLREAMLLAVFVEETAKTQFITLMLNSVEDND, from the coding sequence ATGAAAAAAAATGTTAATGAAATTATTGAAGTTTCAAATGAAATCTATGACAAGGGCCTTGTTTCCGGAAAGGCCGGTAATATCAGTGAAAGATTCGGAGATGTAGTGGCAATCACCCCTACTTTGAAATCATTGTCCAACTTATCAGAGGAGGATATTGTTCTAGTGGATATGGAAGGTAACGTGCTTACACAGGGAAAACCGTCCTCTGAAGTAAACATGCATCTTGAAATCTATAAAAAAAGACCTGATGTCACAGCAATAGTGCATACCCATTCACCATATGCAACAGGTTTTGCATTTTCAGATAAAAAGCTCAAAAGACTCGAAGGATTTGGAGCGATCAAGACACAATATCTACAGTCCATCGAATATGAAAAACCTGGAAGTGACGAACTGGCAAAAAGTGCTAGTGAAGGACTTGGCGATGAGGATGTCCTGATTTTAAAAAACCATGGTGTTATCTGTGTTAGTGATGATTTAAGAGAGGCTATGCTTCTTGCGGTATTCGTTGAAGAGACCGCTAAAACACAATTTATTACTTTAATGTTAAATTCAGTTGAAGATAATGATTAA
- a CDS encoding flavodoxin domain-containing protein: MRIGIIYTTTNKSTKKSCKILERKVNAEVQLIPIDLAKNDCIIKYNFLILAASALNGNVQSSLKRYISKNMKNLKEKPLGLIINCEEDKNRFNDTFSEELVNSSNIYSNFGYELDADEGNFFKKIKTNKIIEKYQDLDMELPSLNISEIDKFADYMNNLIEKRVD, from the coding sequence ATGAGAATTGGAATTATATACACTACAACTAACAAATCAACAAAAAAATCCTGTAAAATACTTGAAAGAAAAGTGAATGCGGAGGTACAGCTTATTCCGATAGACTTGGCCAAAAATGACTGCATCATTAAATACAATTTTTTGATTCTGGCTGCATCAGCTTTAAATGGCAATGTACAAAGTTCACTGAAGAGATACATTTCCAAAAACATGAAAAACCTAAAGGAAAAGCCATTAGGATTGATAATAAACTGTGAAGAGGATAAAAACAGATTTAATGATACTTTTTCTGAAGAATTGGTTAATTCATCAAACATTTACTCAAATTTCGGTTATGAATTGGATGCTGATGAGGGAAATTTTTTTAAAAAGATAAAGACAAATAAAATAATTGAAAAATATCAAGATCTTGATATGGAACTTCCAAGCTTAAACATTAGTGAAATAGATAAGTTTGCCGACTACATGAATAATCTTATTGAAAAAAGGGTTGATTAA
- a CDS encoding DNA-directed DNA polymerase II small subunit produces MSTNKILLKFAKKGINLSPEAYDKVINAENPVDFASNLIVKLKSDKFTSKDLVSVSGETVDEITGNKVAPETSNQDTLIKDEKKVDKTPQPENKTTEAKKPIVGLKSTNKTAEVNNASAEKPKVEKTAEAPDVKTEVKKPTSIENLKKESDKPEIHVNEEIEKVSETIKDTKIKFKRNEQKSNVTYDFKIIQDTSKKSYTSGELENLISYFKSRYEKLANILSRRPELRNFTKIADIDDGMDSLSMILMVREIRTSKNGHKIVEFEDDTGTISVLFSKNNEEMFAEAEKLVKDEVVGVIANKSDDRNFAFGQQIINPGVLRIPDKEMDFGIVFLSDVHIGSLTFLEDAFQRFIDWINCEAGDEEQRRVAEDVKYLIIGGDIVDGIGVYPNQDKELAIKDITEQYNEAARFLGNIRSDIKIIIAPGNHDASRVAEPQPAVPEEYAKALYELDNVEFISNPGVVSLDGINVLIYHGRSFDDMVMAVKEFEYEKSELIMEELLKKRHLAPLYGERTPLASELEDYLVIDEVPDIFHTGHIHINSYKRFKGVHLINSGTFQTQTEFQKIYNINPTPAEVPIIHKGKYKHYKFI; encoded by the coding sequence ATGTCAACTAATAAAATTCTATTAAAATTTGCAAAAAAGGGAATAAACCTATCACCTGAAGCTTATGATAAAGTCATCAATGCAGAAAATCCTGTAGATTTTGCATCAAATTTAATAGTTAAATTAAAAAGTGATAAGTTTACTTCTAAAGATCTTGTTAGCGTCAGTGGTGAAACTGTTGACGAAATTACAGGCAATAAAGTTGCACCAGAAACCAGTAACCAGGACACTTTAATTAAAGACGAAAAAAAAGTTGATAAAACACCACAGCCGGAAAACAAAACTACTGAAGCAAAAAAACCTATTGTCGGTTTAAAAAGCACAAATAAAACAGCTGAAGTAAATAACGCTTCTGCTGAAAAGCCGAAAGTTGAAAAAACAGCTGAAGCTCCCGATGTAAAAACTGAAGTGAAAAAACCGACATCAATAGAAAATCTCAAAAAGGAATCTGACAAACCTGAAATACATGTAAATGAGGAAATCGAAAAGGTTTCAGAAACCATTAAGGATACAAAAATCAAGTTCAAAAGAAACGAACAGAAAAGTAACGTTACATATGACTTTAAAATCATTCAGGATACAAGTAAAAAGTCATATACCAGCGGTGAACTTGAAAACCTCATATCCTATTTCAAAAGCAGGTATGAAAAGCTTGCCAACATTCTATCAAGAAGGCCTGAACTTAGGAATTTTACCAAAATAGCAGATATCGATGACGGAATGGACAGCCTAAGCATGATTTTGATGGTCCGTGAAATTAGAACCAGTAAAAACGGCCATAAGATCGTGGAATTTGAAGACGATACCGGAACCATATCTGTTCTCTTTTCTAAAAACAACGAAGAAATGTTTGCCGAAGCCGAAAAGCTTGTTAAAGATGAGGTTGTGGGTGTCATTGCAAACAAGAGTGATGACAGAAACTTTGCATTCGGCCAGCAGATCATAAATCCGGGTGTCTTAAGGATACCGGACAAGGAAATGGATTTCGGTATAGTATTCCTTTCAGATGTTCACATAGGAAGTCTGACATTCCTTGAAGATGCATTCCAAAGGTTCATTGACTGGATTAACTGTGAAGCCGGTGATGAGGAGCAGAGAAGAGTTGCTGAGGATGTAAAATACCTTATTATCGGTGGGGACATCGTGGACGGTATTGGTGTATATCCTAACCAGGATAAGGAACTTGCAATCAAGGACATCACAGAACAGTACAATGAGGCTGCAAGATTTCTGGGAAATATCCGAAGCGACATTAAAATCATTATCGCTCCAGGAAACCACGACGCATCAAGAGTGGCTGAACCACAGCCTGCAGTGCCTGAAGAGTATGCTAAGGCATTGTATGAACTTGACAACGTTGAATTTATCTCAAACCCTGGTGTAGTATCACTTGATGGTATTAATGTTTTAATCTACCACGGACGTAGCTTTGACGACATGGTAATGGCAGTTAAGGAATTCGAGTATGAAAAAAGTGAATTGATCATGGAAGAACTGTTAAAGAAAAGACACCTTGCACCGCTCTATGGTGAAAGAACTCCACTAGCATCAGAACTTGAAGACTACCTTGTAATAGATGAGGTTCCTGATATTTTCCACACAGGCCACATTCACATTAACAGCTACAAAAGATTCAAGGGCGTTCACTTAATCAACTCAGGTACTTTTCAGACACAGACAGAGTTCCAGAAAATCTATAACATCAACCCAACTCCTGCAGAAGTGCCTATCATTCATAAGGGAAAATACAAACATTATAAATTCATATGA
- the cobJ gene encoding precorrin-3B C(17)-methyltransferase produces the protein MINVIGIGQNRENMTLGALKAIEESDVVIGYKKYINQIEDLLDGKEVVKKGMGDEIARAEFAIQKSQEGQTVSLISSGDPGVFGMANVLYQIVSKYEDVEIKVYPGVSALNYASSHLGAPLHDFAAISLSNILTPMSEIEKKLRYALEANLIVAIYNPISKTRKEPFRRFKQCVLDIKGEDALIGIIDSTYEPPKPTIVKVKDLTEDIVNMSCTLIVGNDITYVQDDKLITPRGYVIRSKIHPLSQNHYEKFLNGEVAHGPNRECEFYPCHFEGQYCDFCYCPFYPCGDSATGGEWIKGKGVWNCTHCHWLHTKEPVECLREPLENILEEVEDLKTKKKTLLKLRKACLLKTNPNDL, from the coding sequence ATGATTAATGTAATAGGAATTGGCCAAAACCGCGAAAACATGACTTTAGGTGCCCTTAAAGCTATTGAGGAATCCGATGTCGTCATTGGTTATAAGAAATATATTAACCAGATTGAAGATTTGCTTGACGGAAAGGAAGTTGTAAAAAAAGGTATGGGTGATGAGATAGCACGTGCTGAATTTGCTATTCAAAAAAGTCAGGAAGGCCAAACCGTTTCATTAATTAGTTCCGGAGACCCTGGTGTCTTTGGAATGGCTAACGTACTTTATCAGATTGTAAGCAAATATGAAGATGTTGAAATAAAGGTTTATCCTGGAGTATCTGCACTGAACTATGCATCAAGCCATCTGGGAGCTCCATTGCATGATTTTGCTGCAATAAGCTTAAGCAATATTTTAACTCCAATGTCAGAAATAGAAAAGAAGTTGAGATATGCACTTGAGGCAAATCTAATCGTTGCAATATATAATCCCATAAGCAAAACACGTAAGGAACCTTTCAGAAGATTCAAGCAATGTGTTTTGGACATAAAGGGCGAAGATGCATTAATAGGCATTATTGACAGTACTTATGAACCTCCAAAACCAACTATTGTCAAGGTCAAAGACCTGACAGAGGACATCGTAAACATGTCCTGCACTCTTATAGTTGGAAACGATATAACCTATGTTCAGGATGACAAGCTAATAACACCAAGAGGATACGTTATAAGGTCAAAAATCCATCCGTTATCACAAAATCATTATGAAAAATTCTTGAATGGTGAAGTGGCACATGGTCCAAACAGGGAATGTGAATTTTATCCATGCCATTTTGAAGGCCAATACTGTGATTTCTGTTATTGTCCTTTCTATCCATGTGGAGATTCTGCAACCGGAGGGGAATGGATTAAAGGCAAAGGTGTATGGAACTGTACACATTGTCACTGGTTACATACAAAAGAACCTGTTGAATGTTTAAGAGAGCCTTTGGAAAACATTCTCGAAGAGGTTGAAGACCTAAAAACCAAGAAGAAGACATTATTAAAACTTAGAAAAGCATGTTTATTAAAAACAAATCCAAATGATCTTTAG
- a CDS encoding potassium channel family protein → MSIKNLLIEMKNMSELMVDLAYSAILFNSKAAAEEVIALENEVNSMNYEIKKESLVAARSYEDAEKLTALLEIAEAAESIANAAKDLADLVITGFKPHPVFKMVMEESDKSIVRVKIEENSDLANNTLGDLLLVNRTGMRVIAIRRGVSWIYGPDKHTTLLADDTLILKGTDEGADLLEKLAAGACSLEDIPEELEDED, encoded by the coding sequence TTGTCAATCAAAAATCTTTTAATAGAAATGAAAAATATGTCGGAGTTAATGGTTGATTTAGCATATTCTGCTATATTGTTCAACAGTAAAGCGGCCGCTGAAGAAGTAATAGCTTTAGAAAATGAAGTTAACTCCATGAATTATGAAATCAAAAAAGAATCGTTAGTTGCTGCAAGATCATATGAAGATGCTGAAAAATTAACCGCTCTGCTTGAAATTGCAGAAGCTGCTGAAAGTATAGCAAATGCCGCAAAAGATTTAGCAGATTTAGTAATTACCGGATTCAAACCTCATCCTGTATTTAAGATGGTTATGGAAGAATCCGATAAAAGTATCGTTAGAGTGAAAATTGAAGAAAATTCAGATTTAGCAAATAATACATTAGGAGATTTATTGTTAGTTAATCGTACCGGTATGAGAGTAATTGCGATTAGAAGAGGAGTATCCTGGATATACGGTCCGGATAAACATACAACATTATTAGCTGACGATACATTAATTTTAAAGGGAACTGATGAAGGTGCTGATTTACTTGAAAAATTAGCGGCTGGAGCATGTTCCCTCGAAGATATTCCAGAAGAATTAGAAGACGAAGACTAG
- a CDS encoding UPF0147 family protein, producing the protein MSNQAIEEVCEILDYISDNNTVPRNIREAANQSCDLLKDDEQDQSVRISTVLGKLDEISNDPNIPVHARTLIWEVLSKLEAI; encoded by the coding sequence ATGAGTAACCAAGCAATCGAAGAGGTCTGTGAAATACTTGACTACATTTCAGATAATAATACTGTACCTCGTAACATTAGAGAAGCAGCTAATCAATCTTGTGACTTATTAAAAGATGATGAACAAGATCAATCCGTAAGAATAAGTACTGTTCTTGGGAAATTAGATGAAATCAGTAACGACCCTAATATACCAGTGCATGCCAGAACTTTAATTTGGGAAGTTTTATCTAAATTAGAAGCTATTTAA
- a CDS encoding cobalt-precorrin 5A hydrolase, with translation MKMAIISVSDKGRTLALKLKDKLDDDSTVIRCDLYHKNVKNYFPVLFYEYDAIIAIMASGILIRSIAPLVESKVTDPAVLNIDDNGNFVISTLSGHLGGANELAHKISGLIDATPVITTSTDVNKKLGIDVLAKDLYLTIDNTKEILYFNKAILEGNELSFTINPNKNFDYLFEYLNNNTLEIDLSIYYSSKISVDEIHVEIDEHKIILKEKKIVVGIGCRRGKECEKIYDGLKKSLDDLNIMPSRVNMLTSAEIKKDEKGILELSDKLEIPVEFVEIDKLRLFESRDVTKSDFVYSKFGIYGVCEPSALIMAGFDSKLIYKKTSYDGITISIAVSN, from the coding sequence ATGAAAATGGCAATCATATCAGTTTCCGATAAAGGTAGAACATTGGCATTGAAATTAAAGGATAAGTTGGATGATGATTCAACTGTAATAAGATGTGACCTGTATCACAAGAATGTTAAAAATTATTTTCCGGTTCTATTCTATGAATATGATGCAATAATTGCCATTATGGCATCAGGAATACTGATAAGATCAATTGCTCCATTGGTTGAATCAAAAGTCACTGATCCTGCTGTTTTAAACATCGATGACAATGGCAACTTTGTCATATCAACACTTTCGGGCCATCTCGGCGGTGCAAATGAACTTGCACATAAAATTTCAGGACTTATTGACGCAACACCTGTAATCACAACATCAACCGATGTCAACAAAAAGCTTGGTATTGATGTTTTGGCAAAGGACCTCTATTTGACAATTGACAATACAAAGGAAATCTTGTATTTCAACAAGGCAATTCTTGAAGGCAATGAACTGTCATTTACCATCAATCCAAATAAGAATTTCGATTATCTGTTTGAATACTTGAACAATAATACACTTGAAATCGACCTCTCGATTTACTACTCATCAAAGATAAGTGTTGATGAAATACATGTTGAAATCGATGAACATAAGATAATTTTAAAAGAGAAAAAGATTGTAGTAGGTATCGGATGCAGGCGTGGAAAGGAATGTGAAAAGATTTATGATGGGTTAAAAAAATCACTGGATGATTTGAATATCATGCCTTCACGTGTCAACATGCTAACCTCTGCCGAGATAAAAAAGGACGAAAAGGGAATATTGGAATTGTCAGATAAACTAGAAATTCCCGTTGAATTTGTGGAAATCGATAAATTGAGATTGTTTGAATCCCGTGATGTTACCAAATCTGATTTTGTATACTCAAAGTTCGGCATCTATGGAGTATGTGAACCTTCAGCACTGATAATGGCAGGTTTCGATTCAAAATTAATTTATAAAAAAACATCATATGACGGCATTACAATATCAATTGCCGTTTCCAATTAA
- the hisG gene encoding ATP phosphoribosyltransferase: MKIKIAVPSKGRISEPSINILEKAGLGLIDKNNRKLISKTFNEDIEVMFARASDIPEFVNDGVADMGITGVDLINESEADVSELLDLRFGQTKLVIAAPEESNINSIDDITNDMKVATEFPVLTQKYLQEKGLDLKIVKLSGSTEAAPFIGIADLITDLTSTGTTLKMNHLEIIDVILESTIKLIANNESLKTKKELIESVSTSIKGVLDADRKKLIMMNVDEADLDKVKEVMPSMGGLTISEVLSDKKTVAVQAVIDEKQVFELVNDLRNAGARDILVVPIERII; encoded by the coding sequence ATGAAAATAAAAATTGCAGTTCCTTCCAAGGGAAGAATCAGTGAGCCTTCTATAAACATCCTAGAAAAGGCAGGATTAGGTTTAATCGATAAAAACAATCGTAAATTAATTTCAAAAACATTTAATGAAGATATAGAAGTTATGTTTGCAAGAGCATCAGATATTCCTGAATTTGTCAATGATGGTGTGGCCGATATGGGAATAACCGGTGTTGATTTAATCAATGAATCTGAAGCGGATGTCAGCGAACTGTTGGATTTAAGATTTGGACAGACAAAACTGGTCATTGCAGCTCCTGAAGAATCAAACATAAACTCAATTGATGATATAACCAATGACATGAAGGTGGCAACTGAATTTCCTGTATTAACCCAAAAATACCTACAGGAAAAGGGATTGGATTTAAAGATTGTAAAATTAAGTGGATCTACCGAAGCCGCTCCGTTCATTGGAATTGCAGATTTGATTACAGACCTGACAAGTACAGGAACCACACTTAAGATGAACCATCTAGAAATAATCGACGTAATTTTGGAAAGTACAATCAAGCTTATCGCTAACAATGAAAGCTTAAAAACCAAAAAAGAACTTATTGAGTCTGTAAGCACAAGTATAAAGGGTGTACTTGATGCGGACAGAAAGAAACTCATCATGATGAATGTGGATGAGGCTGACCTGGATAAAGTTAAAGAGGTAATGCCGTCAATGGGTGGTTTGACAATTTCAGAAGTACTGTCAGATAAAAAGACCGTCGCTGTACAGGCAGTTATTGATGAAAAACAAGTATTTGAATTGGTCAATGACTTGAGAAATGCCGGCGCCCGTGATATTTTAGTCGTGCCGATTGAAAGAATCATATGA
- a CDS encoding cobalamin biosynthesis protein — MININDIIFFNFNTINSFNLFLFITLSLILSLAIDLIFGELPTKIHPVVIIGSIISFFKKILIGIKSRLSGLILVVCVCIVASVILYVIYLVSSLNMLLFSIVFIVLLSSTFSVKMLLQTAADVKDALDISIDKARQLVSYLVSRDTEELTESFIVSASIESLTENITDSYVAPVFYYFIFGLIILYYPLNDYLYYLLLIPMLYRISNTQDAMLGYETDELKNIGFFPAKIDDILNYIPARLSGLFVVLAAYLLRLDGRNAYKIMRRDARKCPSPNSGYTMATTAGALNIQLIKKDTYILGDDNKVISKDDITKAVNLSRLTIILFTITILLLLTLFYVIL; from the coding sequence ATGATTAATATTAATGACATTATATTTTTTAATTTTAATACAATAAATTCATTTAATCTGTTTTTATTTATTACATTAAGTTTAATATTGTCATTAGCGATAGATTTGATATTTGGAGAACTTCCAACTAAAATACATCCTGTTGTTATAATAGGATCAATAATAAGTTTTTTTAAAAAAATATTAATTGGAATTAAAAGCAGACTGTCAGGATTAATATTGGTAGTGTGTGTATGTATTGTTGCAAGTGTAATATTATATGTTATATATCTTGTATCTTCACTCAACATGTTACTGTTTTCAATTGTTTTTATAGTGCTTTTATCATCAACATTTTCAGTGAAAATGCTATTGCAGACAGCTGCTGATGTTAAAGATGCACTGGACATTAGCATTGACAAGGCAAGGCAGCTTGTATCATACCTGGTGAGTCGTGACACAGAAGAGCTGACAGAATCATTCATTGTTTCTGCATCTATTGAAAGTCTCACAGAAAACATCACTGACTCATATGTTGCACCTGTTTTTTATTACTTTATTTTTGGTCTAATAATATTATATTATCCTTTAAATGATTATTTATATTATTTACTGCTGATACCAATGTTATACAGGATTTCAAACACTCAGGATGCAATGCTTGGTTATGAAACTGATGAGCTTAAGAATATCGGTTTTTTCCCGGCAAAAATCGATGATATATTAAATTATATCCCTGCCAGATTGTCAGGACTATTTGTTGTATTGGCAGCTTACCTGTTAAGGCTTGACGGCAGAAATGCTTATAAAATAATGAGAAGGGATGCCAGAAAATGCCCTTCACCAAATTCTGGTTATACAATGGCAACAACAGCGGGAGCTTTGAATATTCAGCTGATAAAAAAGGATACCTATATTTTAGGTGATGACAATAAAGTAATATCAAAGGATGATATTACAAAGGCTGTTAACTTATCCAGATTGACAATTATCTTATTTACAATAACAATTTTATTATTATTAACATTATTCTATGTGATATTATGA